From one Streptomyces sp. R41 genomic stretch:
- a CDS encoding protein phosphatase 2C domain-containing protein produces the protein MRTELVSEPGDPDRPNEDFASVGLPASGQGGSLVVLDGVTPPQGDYGCLHSVAWFSARLGGALTELSLSRRDLTLPEILSGAIRRVADTHADTCDLSHPRTPQATVVLARWSAAEVEYLVLSDSALLVESPTGEVTALLDDRLSRLPRASLATDAVADTTVRNKDGGFFTAAADPSVASRAVTGRLPRPSVRALTALTDGATRWVEKFHEGDWAALFTLVRKDGTQALVDRVRALETADAQERVHLRRSKTHDDATVVFVEL, from the coding sequence ATGCGCACTGAACTCGTCTCGGAGCCCGGTGACCCGGACCGCCCCAATGAGGACTTCGCATCGGTCGGACTTCCGGCCTCAGGACAGGGGGGTTCCCTGGTCGTCCTGGACGGCGTGACGCCCCCTCAGGGCGACTACGGCTGTCTGCATTCCGTCGCCTGGTTCTCCGCGCGCCTCGGCGGAGCCCTGACCGAACTGTCCCTTTCCCGTCGGGATCTGACCCTCCCGGAGATCCTGTCCGGGGCCATTCGCCGGGTGGCCGACACCCATGCCGACACCTGTGACCTTTCTCACCCACGAACACCCCAGGCAACCGTGGTCCTCGCGAGGTGGTCCGCCGCCGAGGTCGAGTACCTGGTCCTCTCGGACTCCGCCCTGCTGGTCGAGTCCCCCACGGGCGAGGTGACCGCACTCCTGGACGACCGCCTCTCCCGCCTCCCCCGGGCCTCCCTCGCCACGGACGCCGTCGCCGACACGACCGTCCGCAACAAGGACGGCGGCTTCTTCACGGCGGCGGCGGACCCCTCGGTGGCCTCCCGCGCGGTGACCGGCAGGCTGCCACGCCCATCCGTCCGCGCCCTGACCGCCCTCACGGACGGCGCCACCCGCTGGGTGGAGAAGTTCCACGAAGGCGACTGGGCCGCCCTGTTCACCCTCGTACGAAAGGACGGCACCCAGGCGCTCGTCGACCGCGTACGGGCACTGGAGACCGCGGACGCACAGGAGCGGGTGCATCTGCGGCGGAGCAAGACACATGACGATGCGACGGTGGTGTTCGTGGAACTGTGA
- a CDS encoding ATP/GTP-binding protein translates to MDSVVSDAAPGVAPLLDGEEDLQAWQTDRSRAPIATKIVVAGGFGVGKTTLVTAVSEITPLQTEALMTQASEDTDDLTGTPDKLTTTVAMDFGRITLDDDLVLYLFGTPGQQRFWFMWDDLVRGAIGAVVLADTRRLSDCFPALDYFESCGLPYVVAVNHFDGSERFEPEDVREALTVPTHIPVMIMDARRRISVVETLLGLVGHALDVSPE, encoded by the coding sequence GTGGACTCCGTCGTCTCTGACGCCGCCCCGGGCGTCGCCCCCCTCCTCGACGGCGAGGAGGATCTGCAGGCCTGGCAGACGGATCGCAGCCGCGCGCCGATCGCCACCAAGATCGTCGTGGCGGGCGGCTTCGGCGTGGGCAAGACCACGCTGGTCACCGCGGTCTCCGAGATCACGCCCCTCCAGACGGAGGCGCTGATGACCCAGGCCAGCGAGGACACCGACGACCTCACCGGCACGCCGGACAAGCTGACCACCACCGTGGCCATGGACTTCGGCCGTATCACGCTCGACGACGACCTGGTGCTCTACCTCTTCGGTACGCCGGGCCAGCAGCGGTTCTGGTTCATGTGGGACGACCTGGTGCGCGGCGCGATCGGCGCGGTGGTCCTCGCCGACACCCGCCGCCTGTCGGACTGCTTCCCGGCCCTCGACTACTTCGAGAGCTGCGGGCTGCCGTACGTCGTCGCCGTCAACCACTTCGACGGCAGCGAGCGGTTCGAGCCGGAGGACGTGCGTGAGGCCCTCACGGTGCCCACGCACATACCTGTCATGATCATGGATGCCAGGCGCCGGATCTCGGTTGTCGAGACCCTGCTCGGCCTGGTGGGGCACGCGCTCGACGTGAGCCCCGAATAA
- a CDS encoding FdhF/YdeP family oxidoreductase, whose amino-acid sequence MALSHDEPERPEPTAGPEPKGEPHFRPYHHPAAGWGAAKSVSQVLVREGALVDGPRAIMRMNHENTGFDCPGCAWPDDTKGLHLDICENGIKHVTWEMTRKRVGREFFAAHSVTELFDWSDFELEDQGRLTEPMVYDADTDHYVPISWKDAFAVVGRALRELDHPNQASFYTSGRLGNEATFLYQLMARELGTNNLPDCSNMCHEASGRALEASLGTGKGTVDLKDWESADALFILGVNAASNAPRMLTALAEAYHRGARIVHVNPLVEAAATRTIVPHDFMDMALFKSTRTSTLNLQPRIGGDMALLRGMAKVVLEQARTEPKALDQEFIDRHTAGFEDYRALCEATSWEEIENQSGLDRADILKAARVYSDADRSIVSWCLGISQHEHGVDTVREIVNLLLLRGNLGREGAGPSPVRGHSNVQGNRTCGIDHRPPDEFLDRLSEVCGIEPPREHGLDTVGTIEAMHRGDVKVFVGMGGNFAHAAPDTPYTYAALRSCDLTVQVSTKLNRSHLVHGRQALILPCLGRTEKDHQRGGIQSTSVEDSMSMVHLSVGMKRPASRHLLSEPAIIAGMARAALPDSRTRWEWYVEDYDRIRDTMAQALDGFEDFNRRVRLPLGFRIKQPARELVFLTPSGRAEFSTAPLPDVVPAPGTLALGTMRSHDQWNTTIYSDNDRYRGVKNLRTLVFMNKDDMRERGISEFGPVNITSIAKDGSTRSLDGFLALPYDIPRGCAAGYMPEMNVLCAISDYSVQSDQPLMKHVKVTITSAA is encoded by the coding sequence TTGGCCCTCTCGCATGATGAGCCGGAAAGGCCGGAACCCACAGCAGGACCCGAGCCCAAGGGCGAACCGCATTTCCGTCCCTATCACCACCCTGCCGCGGGCTGGGGCGCGGCCAAGAGCGTGAGCCAGGTCCTGGTGCGTGAGGGTGCGCTGGTGGACGGGCCACGGGCGATCATGCGCATGAACCACGAGAACACCGGATTCGACTGTCCCGGGTGCGCGTGGCCGGACGACACCAAGGGCCTGCATCTGGACATCTGCGAAAACGGAATCAAGCACGTCACCTGGGAGATGACCCGGAAGCGGGTCGGCCGTGAATTCTTCGCCGCCCACTCGGTGACCGAGCTGTTCGACTGGAGCGACTTCGAACTGGAAGACCAGGGCCGATTGACCGAGCCGATGGTGTACGACGCTGATACGGACCACTACGTGCCGATCAGCTGGAAGGACGCCTTCGCCGTGGTCGGCCGTGCCCTGCGCGAGCTGGACCACCCGAATCAGGCCTCGTTCTACACATCGGGCCGCCTCGGCAACGAAGCCACATTCCTCTATCAGTTGATGGCCCGCGAACTGGGCACGAACAACCTGCCCGACTGCTCCAACATGTGCCACGAGGCCAGCGGCCGCGCTCTTGAGGCCTCCCTGGGTACGGGCAAGGGAACCGTCGACCTCAAGGACTGGGAGAGCGCGGACGCGCTGTTCATCCTGGGAGTCAACGCCGCGTCCAACGCGCCCCGAATGCTGACCGCCCTGGCTGAGGCATACCATCGCGGCGCCCGGATCGTGCACGTCAATCCGCTGGTCGAGGCGGCCGCCACCCGCACCATCGTCCCGCACGACTTCATGGACATGGCCCTCTTCAAATCGACCCGCACCAGCACCCTGAACCTGCAGCCGCGCATCGGCGGCGACATGGCGCTCCTGCGCGGCATGGCGAAGGTGGTCCTGGAACAGGCCAGAACCGAGCCCAAGGCCCTGGACCAGGAGTTCATCGACCGCCATACCGCAGGATTCGAGGACTATCGGGCCTTGTGCGAGGCCACGTCATGGGAGGAGATCGAGAACCAGTCAGGGCTGGACCGGGCCGACATCCTGAAAGCGGCGCGCGTCTACAGCGACGCCGACCGCAGCATCGTCAGCTGGTGCCTGGGCATCAGTCAGCACGAGCACGGCGTGGACACCGTCCGGGAGATCGTCAACCTTCTTCTGCTGCGCGGCAATCTGGGACGCGAAGGAGCGGGACCCTCCCCCGTGCGCGGCCACAGCAACGTCCAGGGAAACCGCACCTGCGGCATCGATCACCGTCCCCCCGACGAGTTCCTGGACCGGCTCTCCGAGGTCTGCGGGATCGAGCCACCCCGTGAGCACGGCCTCGACACGGTCGGCACCATCGAGGCGATGCACCGCGGCGATGTGAAGGTGTTCGTCGGCATGGGCGGCAACTTCGCCCACGCGGCACCCGACACTCCGTACACCTACGCGGCGCTGCGCTCCTGCGATCTCACCGTTCAGGTGAGCACCAAGCTGAACCGCAGCCACCTCGTCCACGGTCGCCAGGCCCTCATCCTTCCGTGCCTGGGCCGCACCGAGAAGGACCATCAGCGGGGCGGCATCCAGAGCACGTCGGTCGAGGACTCGATGAGCATGGTTCATCTGTCCGTCGGCATGAAGCGACCCGCCTCACGGCACCTGCTGTCCGAACCCGCCATCATCGCCGGCATGGCACGTGCGGCCCTGCCCGACAGCCGTACCCGGTGGGAGTGGTACGTCGAGGACTACGACCGCATCCGCGACACCATGGCCCAAGCCCTCGACGGCTTCGAGGACTTCAACCGCCGTGTGCGGCTGCCGCTCGGCTTCCGCATCAAACAGCCCGCCCGCGAACTGGTCTTCCTGACCCCGTCCGGCCGCGCGGAGTTCTCCACGGCACCGCTGCCCGACGTCGTCCCCGCCCCGGGCACCCTGGCGCTGGGCACCATGCGCTCCCACGATCAGTGGAACACCACCATCTACTCGGACAACGACCGCTACCGCGGTGTCAAGAACCTCCGCACGCTCGTCTTCATGAACAAAGACGACATGCGCGAACGCGGCATCTCCGAGTTCGGCCCCGTCAACATCACCAGCATCGCCAAGGACGGCAGCACCCGCTCCCTCGACGGCTTTCTCGCCCTTCCCTACGACATTCCGCGCGGCTGCGCAGCCGGCTACATGCCGGAGATGAACGTCCTGTGCGCGATCAGCGACTACAGCGTCCAGAGCGACCAGCCGCTCATGAAGCACGTCAAGGTGACCATCACCTCCGCCGCCTGA
- a CDS encoding nitrate- and nitrite sensing domain-containing protein: MRAPVQKTRPRRTGKQTASSSTGGGATGDTADSAGRGRPAHVRNRLIVAVAVVAAAIAGAGAPTVLAASGQLNDSQNLVTLAQRTQQALTLAHSLADERDEVTSYVAAGRPKAKAPSEQRGARVDRQVEELRADEDAPATLLKDLDSIASLRRAALTGKSTALEAHQAYSGAITELHALAEDLADQLPPRAGSGAHALAELDSAVQQSAAARGLLLAALNIPRTTQTTINPITGLAATTSTSSAADTKQRDALSAAAQQARLRSDAALADFHETAPKAAKDSYDSTVTGPDVGTADKYLASLTDQPTLSDAELDTSAKKLDAALSARVELMRGAEASLNDHRTKDLEQLRDDDVTALEIRIALIGTLLLVAVGVSMAMARTLTRPLAVLRLGSARLAADPGAEEPVKFTGRNDEFAQVVRSVNALHAHAAALHERLATLEGDRKHLIGQRQLMADERDRLRAELADAAAHLEQVRGTIHGTFVNLALRTLGLVERQLGVIEGLEEREQDPDRLATLFKLDHFATVMRRHSENLLVLAGAEHVQHHAGPVPLVDVVRAAVSEIERYERVRIAALPPHAHLAGFAADDISHLVAELLENASSFSPPDLPVEVSGWLLESGEVMLSVHDEGIGMTAERMSQLNSRLSDFDPEDAYDLEGGDGLGLGLYVVARLAHRHGVRVQLREQKQGGVAAVVVLPKAMLAAAPAVTAPTAPRLVGSASSVSLPGADAEANSNVLRGRSALTASEPAGDEDPLIAAAEEAVREASAAEETVREDAPEPGAEAAAPELEASYEPELTRKPEASYEPELTRKPEFPPEPEPASEPELPPGPASEPELAPETTMELLLPEPRAEAPAPGRAPEAAPAHPAPEVHLPARTTTDPYAIGPDTHERIPDEGPRLTDKGLPKRTPKISAPAPVPRPRTGGVDAEALRRRLGGFHRGATEGRRDVEAEIAEQTAEMNAPAAQAPTAHASAGSTPGAHAQDVEASGGTVEEASS; this comes from the coding sequence ATGCGAGCACCGGTGCAGAAGACGCGGCCGAGGCGCACAGGCAAGCAGACGGCCTCCAGCTCAACCGGGGGCGGTGCCACCGGCGACACCGCCGACTCCGCGGGCAGGGGCCGACCCGCCCACGTACGCAACCGGCTGATCGTCGCCGTGGCGGTCGTCGCGGCCGCCATCGCCGGTGCCGGGGCCCCGACGGTGCTGGCCGCCTCGGGGCAACTGAACGACTCCCAGAACCTGGTGACGCTCGCGCAGCGGACCCAGCAGGCGCTGACCCTGGCGCACTCGCTGGCCGACGAGCGGGACGAGGTCACCTCGTACGTCGCCGCGGGGCGGCCCAAGGCCAAGGCCCCCTCCGAGCAGCGCGGCGCGCGCGTCGACCGGCAGGTCGAGGAGTTGCGGGCGGACGAGGACGCCCCGGCCACGCTGCTGAAGGACCTCGACTCCATCGCCTCCCTGCGCAGAGCGGCGCTCACCGGGAAGAGCACCGCTCTCGAAGCGCATCAGGCGTACTCCGGCGCCATCACCGAACTCCACGCCCTCGCCGAGGACCTGGCCGACCAGTTGCCGCCCCGCGCGGGCTCCGGCGCGCACGCCCTCGCCGAGCTGGACTCCGCCGTCCAGCAGTCCGCCGCCGCCCGCGGACTGCTCCTCGCTGCTCTCAACATCCCGCGCACCACCCAGACCACGATCAACCCGATCACCGGTCTGGCGGCCACCACGAGCACCTCCTCGGCCGCCGACACCAAGCAGCGCGACGCGCTGAGCGCCGCCGCCCAGCAGGCCCGGCTCCGCTCGGACGCGGCCCTCGCCGACTTCCACGAGACGGCGCCCAAGGCTGCCAAGGACTCGTACGACTCCACTGTCACCGGGCCCGACGTCGGCACCGCCGACAAGTACCTCGCGAGCCTCACCGACCAGCCGACGCTCTCCGACGCCGAACTCGACACCAGCGCCAAGAAGCTGGACGCGGCCCTGTCGGCCCGTGTCGAGCTGATGCGCGGCGCCGAGGCCTCGCTCAACGACCACCGCACCAAGGACCTCGAACAGCTGCGGGACGACGACGTCACCGCGCTGGAGATCCGGATCGCCCTCATCGGCACGCTGCTGCTCGTCGCGGTCGGCGTCTCGATGGCCATGGCCCGCACCCTCACCCGCCCGCTGGCGGTGCTGCGGCTCGGCTCGGCCCGCCTCGCCGCGGACCCGGGTGCCGAGGAACCGGTCAAGTTCACCGGCCGCAACGACGAGTTCGCCCAGGTCGTCCGCTCCGTCAACGCGCTGCACGCGCACGCCGCCGCGCTCCACGAGCGGCTCGCGACGCTCGAAGGCGACCGCAAGCACCTCATCGGGCAGCGTCAGCTGATGGCCGACGAGCGCGACAGGCTGCGTGCCGAACTCGCCGACGCGGCCGCCCACTTGGAGCAGGTACGCGGCACCATCCACGGCACCTTCGTCAACCTCGCGCTGCGCACCCTCGGCCTCGTGGAGCGCCAACTCGGCGTCATCGAGGGCCTGGAGGAGCGCGAGCAGGACCCGGACCGCCTCGCCACGCTCTTCAAGCTCGACCACTTCGCCACCGTCATGCGGCGCCACAGCGAGAACCTGCTCGTCCTCGCGGGCGCGGAGCACGTCCAGCACCACGCGGGTCCCGTCCCGCTCGTCGACGTCGTGCGCGCCGCGGTGAGCGAGATCGAGCGGTACGAGCGTGTCCGCATCGCCGCGCTGCCGCCGCACGCGCACCTCGCCGGTTTCGCCGCCGACGACATCAGCCACCTCGTGGCCGAGCTCCTGGAGAACGCCTCGTCGTTCTCGCCGCCCGACCTCCCCGTCGAGGTCTCCGGCTGGCTCCTGGAGAGCGGCGAGGTGATGCTCTCCGTGCACGACGAGGGCATCGGCATGACCGCCGAGCGGATGAGCCAGCTCAACTCCCGCCTCTCGGACTTCGATCCGGAGGACGCGTACGACCTGGAGGGCGGCGACGGTCTCGGGCTCGGCCTGTACGTGGTGGCCCGGCTCGCCCACCGGCACGGCGTGCGGGTGCAGTTGCGCGAGCAGAAGCAGGGCGGTGTCGCCGCCGTGGTGGTCCTGCCGAAGGCGATGCTCGCCGCCGCGCCCGCGGTCACCGCCCCCACGGCCCCCCGGCTCGTCGGCAGCGCGTCCTCGGTGTCGCTGCCCGGCGCCGACGCGGAGGCCAACTCCAACGTCCTGCGGGGCCGGTCGGCCCTGACGGCATCGGAACCCGCGGGCGACGAGGACCCACTGATCGCCGCGGCGGAAGAGGCCGTACGGGAGGCTTCCGCGGCGGAAGAGACGGTACGCGAGGACGCCCCGGAGCCCGGTGCGGAAGCGGCCGCCCCCGAACTCGAGGCCTCGTACGAACCCGAGCTCACGCGCAAGCCCGAGGCCTCCTACGAACCCGAGCTCACGCGCAAGCCCGAGTTCCCGCCCGAGCCCGAGCCGGCATCCGAGCCCGAGCTCCCGCCCGGGCCGGCGTCCGAGCCGGAGCTCGCCCCCGAGACCACGATGGAGCTTCTGCTCCCGGAGCCCCGGGCGGAAGCACCCGCTCCCGGGCGCGCCCCGGAAGCGGCCCCTGCCCACCCCGCCCCGGAAGTCCACCTCCCCGCCCGGACCACCACCGATCCCTACGCCATCGGCCCCGACACCCACGAACGGATCCCGGACGAGGGCCCGCGGCTCACCGACAAGGGCTTGCCCAAACGGACGCCCAAGATCTCCGCGCCCGCGCCGGTCCCGAGGCCGCGCACGGGCGGCGTGGACGCCGAGGCCCTGCGCCGCAGGCTCGGCGGTTTTCACCGGGGCGCGACGGAGGGCCGACGAGATGTGGAGGCGGAGATCGCCGAACAGACGGCCGAGATGAACGCACCCGCAGCACAGGCGCCCACAGCGCACGCGTCCGCAGGATCCACGCCGGGCGCGCACGCACAGGACGTAGAAGCATCGGGGGGCACAGTCGAGGAGGCAAGCAGTTGA
- a CDS encoding roadblock/LC7 domain-containing protein gives MTAPSTFGLSSEARNLHWLLTNLVEEVPGLLSVAVVSSDGLLLLSSDPGRNAEARTAQTDRPTGPKGSSADLATIVSGIGSLTIGAAKLMDGGNVKQTMVAMDAGSLFVMSISDGSLLGVHGSPDCDMSVVAYHMALFVGRAGHVLTPELRTELRKSLETESMGSAR, from the coding sequence TTGACCGCGCCCAGTACCTTCGGCCTGAGCAGTGAAGCCCGCAATCTGCACTGGCTGTTGACGAATCTCGTCGAGGAGGTGCCGGGCCTCCTGTCGGTCGCGGTCGTCTCCTCCGACGGCCTGCTGCTGCTCTCCTCCGACCCCGGCAGAAACGCGGAGGCGAGGACGGCCCAGACGGACCGGCCGACGGGCCCCAAGGGGTCCTCCGCCGACCTCGCCACCATCGTCTCCGGCATCGGCAGCCTCACCATCGGCGCCGCCAAGCTGATGGACGGCGGCAACGTCAAGCAGACGATGGTCGCGATGGACGCGGGCAGCCTCTTCGTCATGTCGATCAGCGACGGTTCGCTGCTCGGCGTGCACGGCTCCCCGGACTGCGACATGAGCGTGGTGGCGTACCACATGGCGCTCTTCGTCGGCCGTGCCGGACACGTCCTGACCCCCGAACTGCGCACTGAGCTCCGAAAATCCCTGGAGACCGAGTCGATGGGGAGCGCCCGATGA
- a CDS encoding styrene monooxygenase/indole monooxygenase family protein has translation MRKILVVGAGQSGLQLALGLQSNGYEVTLMSNRTADEIRTGRVMSTQCMFDTALQHERDLQLNFWESQAPKIEGLGVSVAAPGSHDPGPTQRAIDWVGKLDGYAQSVDQRVKMAGWMETFAQRGGQLVIHGAAVSDLDYFSRTYDLVLVSAGKGELVSMFGRDASRSPYSEPQRALAVAYVHGLGPRPEHPDYDAVRCNLVPGVGELFVMPTLTTSGRADILFWEGIPGGPLDVFNGVKDPAEHLSLTLELMERFTPWEYARATKVELTDANGTLSGRYAPTVRNPIGRLPGGGLVLGVADVVVANDPITGQGSNSASKCAAAYLASILEQGEKPFDEEWMQATFDRYWDTAQHVTKWTNAMLGVPPEHVLNLIGAAGQLPPVADRFANGFNDPADFENFFFEPEKTEAYLASVAGA, from the coding sequence ATGCGGAAGATACTCGTCGTCGGAGCCGGCCAGTCCGGACTCCAGCTCGCCCTCGGACTCCAGTCGAACGGGTACGAGGTCACCCTGATGTCGAACCGGACGGCGGACGAGATCCGTACCGGCCGTGTCATGTCGACGCAGTGCATGTTCGACACGGCACTGCAGCACGAGCGCGATCTCCAGCTGAACTTCTGGGAGTCCCAGGCCCCGAAGATCGAAGGACTCGGCGTCTCGGTGGCGGCCCCCGGCTCACACGACCCGGGGCCGACCCAGCGGGCGATCGACTGGGTGGGCAAGCTCGACGGGTACGCGCAGTCGGTGGACCAGCGGGTGAAGATGGCCGGCTGGATGGAGACGTTCGCGCAGCGCGGCGGCCAGTTGGTCATCCACGGCGCCGCGGTCTCCGACCTCGACTACTTCTCCCGTACGTACGACCTGGTGCTGGTGTCGGCCGGCAAGGGCGAGCTCGTGTCCATGTTCGGCCGGGACGCCTCCCGTTCGCCGTACAGCGAGCCGCAGCGGGCGTTGGCGGTCGCGTACGTGCACGGTCTGGGCCCGCGCCCGGAACACCCGGACTACGACGCGGTCCGCTGCAACCTGGTCCCCGGCGTCGGCGAGCTCTTCGTCATGCCGACGCTCACCACCTCGGGGCGCGCGGACATCCTCTTCTGGGAGGGCATACCCGGCGGCCCGCTCGACGTCTTCAACGGCGTCAAGGACCCGGCCGAACACCTCTCCCTGACCCTGGAACTCATGGAGCGGTTCACGCCGTGGGAGTACGCGCGGGCCACGAAGGTGGAACTGACCGACGCGAACGGCACGTTGTCGGGACGGTACGCCCCCACCGTCCGCAACCCGATCGGCCGCCTCCCCGGCGGGGGTCTGGTCCTCGGCGTCGCCGACGTCGTCGTGGCGAACGACCCGATCACCGGACAGGGTTCCAACTCCGCCTCCAAGTGCGCGGCCGCGTACCTCGCCTCGATCCTCGAGCAGGGTGAAAAGCCCTTCGACGAGGAGTGGATGCAGGCCACGTTCGATCGGTACTGGGACACGGCCCAGCACGTCACCAAGTGGACCAACGCGATGCTCGGCGTGCCGCCGGAGCACGTGCTGAACCTGATCGGCGCGGCCGGTCAGCTGCCGCCTGTGGCGGACCGTTTCGCCAACGGCTTCAACGACCCGGCCGACTTCGAGAACTTCTTCTTCGAACCGGAGAAGACGGAGGCGTACCTGGCCTCGGTCGCCGGAGCGTAA
- a CDS encoding DUF742 domain-containing protein, which produces MSTPNKLPVRGGDRKPARVRPYSLTGGRTRFGHVLLVETFVAALEAPEERKELTNGSLSNRVMPEMRAIVELCRRMRTVAEIAALLRMPLGVVRVLLSDLADQGKIRVYGTGHGPGQPDRALLERVLSGLRRL; this is translated from the coding sequence ATGAGTACCCCCAACAAGCTGCCGGTCCGCGGCGGTGACCGCAAACCCGCCCGCGTACGCCCCTACTCGCTCACCGGCGGCCGCACCCGCTTCGGGCACGTCCTCCTCGTCGAGACGTTCGTGGCGGCGCTCGAGGCCCCCGAGGAGCGCAAGGAGCTGACGAATGGCTCCCTCTCCAACCGGGTGATGCCCGAGATGCGGGCCATCGTCGAACTCTGCCGCCGGATGCGTACGGTGGCCGAGATCGCCGCCCTCCTCAGGATGCCGCTCGGCGTGGTCCGGGTGCTCCTGAGCGACCTGGCGGACCAGGGAAAGATCCGTGTGTACGGAACAGGTCACGGCCCGGGACAGCCGGACCGCGCTCTGCTGGAAAGGGTGCTGAGTGGACTCCGTCGTCTCTGA